The genomic stretch GGGCGCGACAGGCACGCTGAACGCCGATGGAACGATCAGCGGCGGAACCCAAGGCCATGTTGTGTTCGATGACAGAACAGACAGGGCAAATCTGGTCAGCGGCATCTTGCTGGATACCTGCCGCAGTCCCGCGATCTCGGCTTTGCTGGCGGGGCTTGCGATTGGCATGCTGGCACAGCCGGACGCGATCTATCACAGCTTTTATGAACCGCTGTTCCGCGGATTGCTGTCGGTCTTGATGCTGATCATGGGGATGGAGGCCTGGAGCCGTCTGGCAGAGCTGCGTAAAGTGGCACATGTTTATATCGTCTATGGCGTCACGGCCCCGATCATCCACGGCCTGATCGGTTTTCTGGTCGGCATGCTGGCGCATGAGATGACGGGCTTTTCCGCCGGGGGTGTTGTGCTTCTTGCGGTGATGGCGGCTTCCAGCTCTGACATTTCCGGACCGCCGACATTACGGGCCGCTTTGCCAGAGGCGAACCCCTCGGCCTATGTCGGCACCTCGACGGGTCTGGGCACGCCCATCGCGATCTTGAGCATCCCCTTGTTCATCGCCTTGGCAGAGCTGCTGATATGAGGCAGGCGGGGGCATCTGGTGCGGGGGCTAACGGCTCTTTCAGGTTTTCGCGCGTTCAGTTAAACTGGCCTTATCACGCTGCGCCTTGCAGAATATCCGCAACGCCCGACTGGAAATGCGTCGTCTGATGAATGCAAAAATCAAGAACATGGAAGACTTTGCGCAGGTTTGCGGAATCTCGCGGCCGACGGTGTCAAAGTATTTCAACGATCCCACCAGCGTGCGAAAATCCACCCGCGCGCAGATCGAGGCGGCTTTGGATCGCTATGAATACCGGCCCAATATCTATGCGATCAACCAAAACCGCCGCCAGACCAAGAATATCGGGCTGGTTGTCCCGAACCTGACCGACCCGTTTTTCGCGGCAATTGCCCGCACGATCGAAAGCTTGATCGTGGATGCGGGGTTCAATCCGCTTTTGCTCAGCTCGCATGGCGGGCCGGATCAAGAGGTCGCCAATCTGAACTCTTTGCGCGCGATCAAACCGGCGGCGGTTCTGTTGGCGCCCTTGGGCCGGGCGTCTCATGCAGATATGCTGGCGGCTTTCGCGCAAGAGATCCCGACAGTTCTGTTTGACGCCAATATTGACAATGTAGGCGAAGCTTTCTTTGGGTCCGACAACCATCAAAGCATCGGCATCATTGTCGATTATCTGTGCGAAACCGGCGAGCCACCGGTGTTTTTCGAGATGAAGACACCGATCAACCCCAATGCGTTCAAACGGCGCGAGGCCTATCGCGCGGCCATGGCAAAACGCGGGCTAGAGGCGCATTTGATCCAGGTCGACGGGGATGGTTGGGGCTTCGAGGAAATCGGGTTCCGCGAAGGGTCGCGGATGATCGCGCAGCGCAACCTGCCCAGCAATACGGTGCTGTGTTCCAATGATCGCCTTGCCATCGGGCTGCTGTCGGCCGCTTATGAAAGCGGCTTGCGGGTCGGGGCGGGGGCGGGCAGCGCGCTGCGGATTGCGGGCCATGATGACCATCCGTTTTCACGCTACACATCCCCCAGCCTGACCACGGTATCGCAGGATTACGACGCGATTGCCGCGCGCAGCGTGGATACGATTCTGAACCTGATCGAGTCCGAAGATCGGTTGGACCAGCGCGAGGTGACGCTGTTCGAGGGGCGTTTGGTCAAAAGAGGCTCTGCCTAACATATTGTTTTCATTTCTTGAAAATACTTAATTTTGCGCGCGCAAAGTTTTTAATTGACGCATGGTGACTGTGCGCCTTAGGGTCTGGAAATCATCCAATCTAGGGAGGACAGGGGATGTCTCATAAGAATACATTGCTCGGCGCAACAGCGCTGACGCTTGCCACTGCTGTTGGTGCGTTTGCGGATGGTCATGCGCCCGCGCTGACCATCGCAATCGTGAACAACGGCCACATGATCAACATGCAGACCGTTGCCGAAGCCTATACCGAGCAAACAGGCGTTGCCCTGAATTGGGTGTCACTGGAGGAAGGCGTTCTGCGCGAACAGGTGACATCTGACACAGCCACCGGTGGCGGTCAGTACGACATCATCAACATCGGCATGCAAGAAGCCCCGATCTGGGGTCAGGCTGGCTGGATCGAACCGCTGAACTTTAGCGCAGATTATGACGTCAATGATATCCTGCCTGCCATGCGCGGCGGTCTGTCGGCGGATGGCACGCTTTATGCGGCGCCGTTCTATGGGGAATCCTCGATGGTCATGTACCGCAAGGATCTTGCCGATGCGGCCGGTGTCACGATTGCGGATAACGACAGCTGGGACAATATCATGACAGCCGCGGCTGCGATGCATGACCCGGCCAATGGCGTCTATGGTGCCTGCCTGCGTGGCAAGCCCGGTTGGGGCGACAATATGGCGTTTATCACCACTGTGGTAAATTCTTATGGCGGCGCGTGGTTTGATGCCGATATGCGGCCAGTGCTCGATTCCGCGGAATGGAACGCGGCGATCAACATGTATGTTGAATTGCTTGGCTCTTACGGACCTCCAGGGTCTGAAGGCAATTCCTTCAACGAGATCCTCGCGCTTTATAACGAGGGCAAATGCGGCATGTGGATTGATGCCACAATCGCGGCGTCTTTCCTTGAAGTTGACGGCGTCGCCTATGCCCAGTCGCCCAATGCGGGCAACCCGGTTGGGGCAAACTGGCTCTGGGCTTGGGCAATGGCGGTTCCTGCAGGCTCGCCCAACATGGAAGCGGCCATGGATTTCATCGCATGGGCCACGTCCAAAGATTACATCCAGGCCGTCGGCAACCACCCGGATTTCGGCTGGGGCTCTGTGCCAACAGGCACACGCGCATCCACCTATGCGATCCCTGAATTCCAGGCGGTTGCAGCCTTTGCAGAGGCGGAAATGATGGCGATTGAATCGGCGGCACCCGAAGCCACCGCCATCAAGCCATATGTCGGCGTGCAATTTGCAGCGATCCCCGAATTCCCCGAAGTGGGCTCGGCCGTTGCACAGGAAATGGCTGCCGCTTTGTCGGGCGCCAAATCGGTCGAGGCTGCCTTGGCCGATGCACAGGCAGCAGCTGATGCGATCATGCAAGAAGCAGGCTATTACTAAGCCGCGCGAAACCGGAAGGGCCGTCATCTGGCCCTTCCGACCCCTGACGGGTTGATTGGCCCCAATCGCACCGTCGCCAAACAGGCCAATTCTGGTTATTCAGATCCAAAACAGGTCCGCGACCTTTCGTCCGGCAGAGGGATTAGGTATGTCTGTCAGACGCATTCCAAGGCTTCTTCAAGCGCCCGCAGTGATCCTGCTTTTGATCTGGATGCTGGTGCCGCTCAGCATGACGCTGTATTTTTCGTTCATCCGTTATGTGCTGAACAGCATGCGGCACCCCGAATGGACAAAGCCCAGTATCGAAAACTGGCGCGGCTTTGGGAATTACCAGTTCGTCCTGAATAACAAGGACTTCTTGCTGGCCATCCAGAACAGCCTGCTGATTGTTTGCTCGATCCTGTTTCTGACAGTGATCCTGGGCGTGCTGATCGCGGTGCTGATCAACAAGACCTTTCCCGGACAAGGCATCGTGCGGGTGCTGTTGATTTCGCCCTTCTTTGTGATGCCTGCGGTGAATGCCGTGCTGTGGATCAATATGATCCTTGATCCGGTGCTTGGCCTGCAAGGCGTGGCGATCGGCGGCATCAACGAGCTGATCGCCACGCTGCGCGCCTTGCCTTTGCTGGGTGGGTTCTTTGCGATGTGGCCAGAGCTTGTGCCGATCTCTTTTCGCGCCACGCAGACATCGGCCTGGGCGGTGATCATCATGGTGACATGGCAATGGACGCCCTTTGCGGTCCTGATTTTCATGACCTCCCTGCAATCCGAGGATCAGCAACAAAAAGAAGCCGCCATTCTGGACGGGGCCAGCACCTGGTCACAGTTCCGGTTTCTGACCTTGCCGCATCTGGGCCGGCCGATTGCGATTGTCGTGATGATCCAGGCCATCTTTCATCTGTCGCTCTATGCCGAGATCGAGATCGTCAGCCGGGGCAATGGCAACAAGAACCTGCCCTATCTGATCGGGGAATTCGCCAATAACAACATCGGTGCGGCAAGTGCCACCGGTATTATCGCAGTCATCCTGGCCAATATCGTTGCAATCTTCTTGCTGCGCATGGTCGGCAAGACCTTGATGGAATAGGGGCAAACCAATGGCGATTGTTGCGCATAGCTCAAACTTGTCACGATATGGTCGGCCGGTCTTGGCATGGGCTGTCGGGCTTTTGTTCTTCTTTCCGATTTTCTGGCTGGTGCTGACCAGCTTCAAAACTGATGCGGATGCCGTCAAGCCAGAGCATCTGATCTGGTTCACGCCGACGCTGGATAATTATCTGAACATGACCGACAATTACGATTACTGGCGCTTTGCCCAGAATTCGGTGATCAGCTCGGTTCTGGCGACGCTGTTCACCCTCGGCGTGGGGATTCCGGCGGCCTATGCGATGGCATTCAATCCAACGCGCAGCACCAAGGATGTGCTGATGTGGATGTTGTCGACCAAGATGCTGCCCGCCGCGGCAGTGCTTTATCCGATGACGTTTCTGGCCAAAAGCCTGGGCATTTTCGATACGCATTTCCTGATCGTGCTGGTGTTGAGCCTGATCAACCTGCCGATTGTTGTCTGGATGCTGTTCACCTATTTCAAGGAAATCCCCAAAGACATCATCGAGGCGGGCAAGATGGATGGCGTCAATACCTGGGGCGAAATCCGCGAGATCCTGATCCCCTTGGCCTGGGGCGGGATCGCCTCGACCGCCTTGCTCTGCTTTATCTTTTGCTGGAACGAGGCCTATTGGACCGTCCGGCTGACCACCATTGATGCGGCGACCCTGTCCAAGCTGATCGAAGGCAACCGCGCCCCCGAAGGCCTGTTCTTTGGCCGCCTGTCTGCGGTCTCGACCGCCGCAATCGCGCCCATCGTCGTCTTGGGTTGGTTCTGTCAGAAACAATTGGTCCAAGGTCTGACCTTTGGCGCTGTGAAATAAGACTACCGCGCTGATCCAGCACAGCGGTAGCGCAAGAAAGGAAAGACCATGGGACGCATTGTACTTGAAAAAACCACCAAGAGCTTTGGCGAAACAAATGTGATCCCGCCGCTTGACCTGATCATCGAAGACGGGGAATTCGCGGTCTTTGTCGGCCCGTCGGGCTGCGGGAAATCGACGCTGCTGCGCATGATCGCGGGGCTGGAGGGGCTGTCCTCGGGCCGCATCTTGATTGATGGCAAGGACGTCACACAGGTGCCACCGGCCAAGCGCGGTCTGGCGATGGTGTTTCAATCCTATGCGCTTTATCCGCATATGAGCGTGCGCAAGAATATTGGCTTTCCGCTTCGGATGGAAAAGATGCGCCAGGCCGAGATCGACGCCAAGGTCGAAGCGGCGGCAAAATCGCTGAACCTGATGGATTACCTCGACCGCAAGCCGGGCCAATTGTCGGGCGGTCAGCGCCAGCGTGTCGCCATTGGCCGCGCGATTGTGCGCAACCCTTCTGCGTTTCTGTTCGATGAACCATTGTCCAACCTCGATGCCGCCTTGCGGGTCGGGATGCGCCTGGAAATCAGCGAAATGCACCAACGCATGCAGACGACGATGATTTATGTGACCCATGATCAGGTCGAGGCGATGACCATGGCGGACAAGATCGTGGTGCTCCAGGCCGGGGTGATCGAACAGGTCGGCTCGCCGCTGGACCTCTATCACAAGCCGCGCAACATTTTTGTGGCCGGGTTTATCGGCTCGCCCAAGATGAACATCTTTTCGGGGGCCGCAGCACAGGAGTTTGACGCGCATTCTGCGGGTATCCGCCCCGAACATATGGATGTCAGCGCGACACAGGGCTTGTGGAAAGGCACCGTGGGCGTGGCCGAGCATCTGGGGTCCGACACGTTTATCCATGTGCATGACACAGGCCTTGGCGACATGGTCACCGTGCGGATCAATGGCGATATCGCGGTGCGCCATGGGGATGAGATCTATCTGACACCGCAAGAGGGGCGGATGCATAGGTTCGACGCTGACGGGCTGCGGATCGACTGATGCAACTTTTAGGAAAAACAGCGCTGATCACGGGCGGCGCGCGCGGGATCGGCGCGGCATTTGCCGCCGCCTATATCCGTGAGGGCGCAAAGGTGGTCATTGCCGATCTGGATATCGACCGCGCAACCGCAACCGCGCGCGATCTTGGTGCGCAGGCCGTTGCGCTGGATCTGGCCGATCTTTCCAGCATCACCGCCGCGGTCGAGAATGCCGTGCAGGCCCTTGGGCAGATCGACATCTTGATCAATAATGCGGCCGTCTTTACCGCCGCGCCGGTCATCCAGATCACCGAAGCCGATTACACCCGCGCCTTTGACATCAATGTGAAGGGGACGTTGTTTACCCTTCAGGCTGTCGCGCGTCACATGATCGCGCACGGGCAGGGTGGCAAGATCATCAATATCGCAAGCCAGGCAGGGCGTCGCGGCGAAGCTTTGGTCGCTGTCTATTGCGCGACCAAGGCCGCCGTGATCAGCCTGACGCAAAGTGCGGCGCTGGATCTGATCAAACACGGGATCAACGTCAACGCCATTTCACCCGGCGTGGTGGATGGCGAACATTGGGACGGCGTCGACGCCTATTTTGCCAAATATGAAAACAAGGCACCGGGCCAGAAAAAGGCCGAAGTCGGGGCAGGGGTCCCGTTCGGCCGCATGGGGCGGGCCGAGGATCTGACAGGGATGGCCGTGTTTTTGGCCAGTGATGCGGCCCAATATATCCTGGGCCAGACTTATAACGTGGACGGTGGGCAATGGATGAGCTGATGAAAACGCAGGCAGAAAAAGCACCAATCATCCCGCTCAAGACCCGCCATCTGGCACAGCTGCCCGCCCATGTCTTGCGCCCCAATTACGACCGCAGCGCCCTGACCCCTGGCATCGTGCATATCGGCCTTGGGAATTTTCATCGCGGCCATCAAGCCTGGTATCTGCACCGTCTGATGCAAGCGGGCCATGCGATGGATTGGGCGATCATCGGGGCCGGTGTCCGGCAATATGATGCGGTGATGCGCGACAAGCTTTTGGCGCAGGATTGTCTGACGACCCTGATCGAACTGGACCCTTCGGGCAGTGCGGCCGAAGTCGTGGGCTCGATGATCGACTATCTGCCGATCGAGCAGGGCAACGCCGCGCTGATCGCGCAAATGGCGCGCCCCGAAATTCGCATCGTCGGGATGACGGTGACCGAAGGCGGCTATTTCATAGACCCCGCGACCAAGGGTTTCGACGCGGCCCATGCCGATATCATCCATGATGCAACCTATCCCGAAACGCCCAGAACAGCCTTTGGCGCGATTGTCGCCGCCCTGCGCCTGCGCCGCCAGGCTGGCACCGGCCCCTTTACCTGCCTGTGCTGCGACAACCTTTTGGGCAATGGGGATATCTTGCGCCAGACAATCGTCTCGCTTGCGCGGATGACAGATCCTGCCTTGGCCGATTGGATCGACGCGGAATGCAGTTTCCCCAATTCCGTGGTTGATTGCATCGTCCCCGCCACCGGCGCGACAGAGCTGGCTTTGGCCCACAGCTTCGGCATTGACGATCATGCCCCTGTGACCTGCGAGAACTTTCGCCAATGGGTGATCGAGGATGCATTCTGCGCCGGACGCCCCGATTGGGACCTTGCCGGTGCGACCTTTACGGATGATGTGCATCGCTATGAAGCGATGAAAATCCGTCTTTTGAACGGCGGCCATCAATTGCTGGCCGTTCCCGGAGAGGTGTTATCCGTCGCCACCATTGCCGGATGTATGGAACATCCGCTGATCGGCCCGTTCTTTGCCAAGGTCGCGCGCCAAGAGATCGCACCGCATGTCCAGCCGGTGCCGGACATGACGCCCGAGGCCTATGTCGCGCTGATCCATGCGCGCTTTTGCAACCCCAAGATCATCGACACCACGCGGCGCGTGGCCTTTGATGGCTCGTCCCGGCATCCGGGCTTTATCGTGCCCTCTATTCGCGACGGTTTGCGCGCGGGCACCCCGATCGAGGGGCTGCTGCTGGTCGAGGCGATCTGGGCGCGGATGTGCGCAGGCACAAGAGAGGACGGCAGCCAGATCACGCCCAATGACCCGTTCTGGTCCGATCTGACAATGCAGGCCATGAAAGCGAAAGACGACCCGCAGATCTGGATCAACATGCGCCAGATTTACGGCGATCTTGGGCAGAATGATCAGGTCTCGGCAACCTTTGCCAGATTGCTGCGCTCTGTCTGGGACGATGGGACAGCCAAGGCCTTGGCGGATTACCTTGCCGGTTGACGCGGCCAAGGCTGCGGCATGACAGGCGAGAGGCCGGGCAGCGCGCGCCCTATCGGCACGCCCGCCACCGCCCCGGCACAGCGGCCCCGATGCCTGCGGGGTCTTGGTGCCGGCGCGCGCGATTTGCGCAAATCCTGAAAAACGCAAGAAAATTAGACGTCAAAGCGTTGGCATTTGTCGCAAAGCGGGCCTGAAGTCATGCCATTTCGGGGTAGAGTTTTGAAAAAGACACATCCCTCTGTTCTTGAGAGCGTAAGGACAAATTGCATGAAACGACTAGCCCTTGATGCCGCGGACATTCGCATTCTCAGCGCCTTGCAACAGCATGGCCAGCTGAGCAAGGCAAGGCTGGCAGAGGTGTGCAGCCTGTCCGCGACACCTTGCTGGGCGCGGCTGACCCGGCTCAAGGCTGCCGGATATATTCGTGGCTACCGCGCCGAGATCGCATTGGGCCATCTGGCCGATTTCGCCCAGGTGATCATGACAGTCTCGCTCAGCCGGCATCGCAAAGCCGATTTTGACCGCTTCGAGGCCTATATCAACAGCCGTGACGAGATCATTGATTGCATCGCCACGGGGGGCGGGGTCGATTACATCATGAAGGTCATCAGCCCCAGCTTGACGGCGTTTCAGGCCTTCGTGGATGACATCCATGCCGAGGATCTTGGCATCGACCGCTATATGACCCATTTCGCCACGCGGCAGATCAAATCGGCCCTGCCCAATATCGCAAAGCTGGCGACGGCGCGCGCCAAATAGGGTGTTCAGCCCAAACGGGCCAGAGAGGGTTCATAAAACGGCCCGGTTGGTCTGCAAATGCGGAATCTTCAGTCCGCATTCTTTGCCGGTCTCAGACAATATCGCCGACAGAATTGACCAGTCTGTGGTCGCGATGACCACATGCAAAACGGGAGGAGGTTTCAATGCAAGCTGATGATTTTGGTTTTGGTACACAGATCCGCAAATCGCCCTATTTTGACGCAACACTGCGTTGGGGCGCCAAGGGATTTTCCGTCTATAATCACATGTATATCCCGCGTGATTTCGGCGACCCCGAACAGAATTTCTGGAACCTCGTGAACGAGGCGATCCTGTGTGATGTGGCGGTTGAACGTCAGGTTGAGATCACTGGCCCGGATGCGGCCAAATTCACGCAGATGCTGACCTGCCGTGATCTGTCCAAAATGGCCGTGGGCCAGTGCAAATATATCCTGATCACCAATGCCGATGGCGGCATTCTGAACGATCCGATCCTGCTGCGCCTTGCGGAAAACCATTTCTGGATTTCGCTGGCCGATAGCGACATCCTGCTTTGGGCGCAGGGGGTTGCGATCAATTCCGGCCTTGATGTGACGATCGGCGAACCCGACGTATCGCCGTTGCAGCTGCAAGGCCCGCGGTCCGGCGAGATCATGCAGGCGCTGTTCGGCGATGACATCATGGACCTGCGCTATTACTGGCTGCGCGAGGTCGAGCTTGACGGGATTCCGCTGATCGTTTCGCGCACCGGCTGGTCCAGCGAATTGGGCTATGAGCTCTATCTGCGCGACGGGTCCAAGGGTGATCTGCTGTGGGAAACCATCATGGCCGCAGGTCTGGAATTCGGGCTGAAGCCCGGCCATACCTCGTCGATCCGCCGTATCGAGGGCGGGATGCTGTCCTATCACGCCGATGCCGATGCAAGCACCAACCCGTTCGAGCTGGGTTTTGACCGGCTGGTCAATCTGGATATGGAGGCGGATTTCATCGGCAAGGCTGCGCTGCGCCGGATCAAGGCGGCAGGCGTCACCCGCCAGCAGATCGGCCTGATCATCGAGGGCGAGCCGCTGACCGGCCCCAATACGACATTTTGGGAAATCAACCTTGATGGCACCCCCATCGGCAAGGTCACCTCTGCGGTCTATTCCCCACGGCTCAAGCAGAACATCGCGCTGGCCATGGTCGCGGCGGAACATGCTAATATCGGCGCACAGGTCGAGGTCGTGACAAAATCCGGCCCGACCCGTGCCACGATCTGCGAACGCCCTTTCTATGACCCCAAAAAGCAGATCGCAGCCGCGTAACGCCTTTCCCGAAAGACAACAGAGATGTCAGACCTTGCGATCGCGCTGCATTGGCACCGCGCTTCACCGGTGTTGCAAACCGGTGCCTATTCGAACGAACATACGGTCCAATATAACAGCCGCTATGACTTGCTTGTGGATTCCGCCCCTGATTGGGGCGGCGATCCGGATAATACAAACCCCGAACAGGCGCTCGCCTCGGCGCTGTCCAGCTGCCATATGATGACATTTCTGGCGCTGGCCGCCAAAGCCGGCTGGCCGGTGGCCAGCTATCATGATTATGCAGAGGCGCATCTGGGCAAAAACCCCAAGGGCCAAATGTCCGTCACCCGGATTGATCTGCATCCTGTGGTCAGGTTCGACACCGGCTTTGTCGTCAGCACAGAAGAGCTGGCACAGATGCAGGACCGCGCACATCGCTATTGCTTTATCGCCAATACCTTGGCTGATAGCGTCGAGATCAATATCCTCTGATATCCGCAAAGGACCCGCCCGATGACATCTTCTGACATTTTGTTGCACGATCTGGATGCAAGCGGCATCCTGCGCCTGACGCTCAATGATGTGGGGCGGCGCAATGCGCTGTCCGAGGCGATGCTGGCCGCATTAGGCGCCAGTTTTGCTGATGCCGGGTCCGATCCTGCGGTGCGGGTCATCGTTCTGGCCGCCAATGGCCCGGCCTTTTGTGCCGGTCATGACTTGAAGGAAATGACCGCCGGGCGCGCGGCGGATGACGGGGGCAAGGCCTATTTTGCAAAGGTCATGTCCCTTTGCGCGGGGGTCATGCAGGGGATCGTCAATTGCCCGAAACCGGTGATTGCCGAGGTGACAGGTATCGCCACCGCCGCTGGCTGCCAGCTGGTGGCAAGCTGTGATCTGGCGATCGCGGCGGATGGCGCGCAATTCAGCACGCCGGGGGTGCATATCGGGTTGTTCTGTTCGACGCCCATGGTGGCGCTGTCGCGCAATGTGGCGGATAAACATGCAATGGAAATGCTGCTGACCGGCGATATGACCAGCGCTGCGCGCGCCGCCGAGATCGGGCTGGTCAACCGCGCTGTCGCCGCCGAGGCCCTGCCCGATGCCGTCATGACGATGGCGCGCAAGATCGCGTCGAAATCCAGCATGACGCTGGCCACCGGCAAACGCGCCTATTATGCGCAGCGCGAGATGACCCTGGCTGATGCCTATGATTATGCATCGGGGGTCATGGTGGAAAACATGCTGGCGCAGGATGCCAAAGAAGGTATCGGCGCCTTTGTTGAAAAACGCATGCCCCAATGGCAAGATGCCTGAGCCATGCAGATGACCCCCTATGACAAAGATCTGGACCGCAACCCGGCAAATTACCAGC from Yoonia vestfoldensis encodes the following:
- a CDS encoding sodium-dependent bicarbonate transport family permease; protein product: MDILITIASSFVEQLQKPTLAFLIAGMLLAAAGSKFEVPEPVYKFIVILLLLKVGLGAGISIREADAITLMVPAIGAAFVGVAIVMLGSQTLARCRGVAQVDGLATAGLFGAVSASTLAAGMAVLDDSGIAYEGFIGALYPFMDIAALVTAILLAKLAAARRVGATGTLNADGTISGGTQGHVVFDDRTDRANLVSGILLDTCRSPAISALLAGLAIGMLAQPDAIYHSFYEPLFRGLLSVLMLIMGMEAWSRLAELRKVAHVYIVYGVTAPIIHGLIGFLVGMLAHEMTGFSAGGVVLLAVMAASSSDISGPPTLRAALPEANPSAYVGTSTGLGTPIAILSIPLFIALAELLI
- a CDS encoding LacI family DNA-binding transcriptional regulator — translated: MMNAKIKNMEDFAQVCGISRPTVSKYFNDPTSVRKSTRAQIEAALDRYEYRPNIYAINQNRRQTKNIGLVVPNLTDPFFAAIARTIESLIVDAGFNPLLLSSHGGPDQEVANLNSLRAIKPAAVLLAPLGRASHADMLAAFAQEIPTVLFDANIDNVGEAFFGSDNHQSIGIIVDYLCETGEPPVFFEMKTPINPNAFKRREAYRAAMAKRGLEAHLIQVDGDGWGFEEIGFREGSRMIAQRNLPSNTVLCSNDRLAIGLLSAAYESGLRVGAGAGSALRIAGHDDHPFSRYTSPSLTTVSQDYDAIAARSVDTILNLIESEDRLDQREVTLFEGRLVKRGSA
- a CDS encoding ABC transporter substrate-binding protein translates to MSHKNTLLGATALTLATAVGAFADGHAPALTIAIVNNGHMINMQTVAEAYTEQTGVALNWVSLEEGVLREQVTSDTATGGGQYDIINIGMQEAPIWGQAGWIEPLNFSADYDVNDILPAMRGGLSADGTLYAAPFYGESSMVMYRKDLADAAGVTIADNDSWDNIMTAAAAMHDPANGVYGACLRGKPGWGDNMAFITTVVNSYGGAWFDADMRPVLDSAEWNAAINMYVELLGSYGPPGSEGNSFNEILALYNEGKCGMWIDATIAASFLEVDGVAYAQSPNAGNPVGANWLWAWAMAVPAGSPNMEAAMDFIAWATSKDYIQAVGNHPDFGWGSVPTGTRASTYAIPEFQAVAAFAEAEMMAIESAAPEATAIKPYVGVQFAAIPEFPEVGSAVAQEMAAALSGAKSVEAALADAQAAADAIMQEAGYY
- a CDS encoding carbohydrate ABC transporter permease, with protein sequence MSVRRIPRLLQAPAVILLLIWMLVPLSMTLYFSFIRYVLNSMRHPEWTKPSIENWRGFGNYQFVLNNKDFLLAIQNSLLIVCSILFLTVILGVLIAVLINKTFPGQGIVRVLLISPFFVMPAVNAVLWINMILDPVLGLQGVAIGGINELIATLRALPLLGGFFAMWPELVPISFRATQTSAWAVIIMVTWQWTPFAVLIFMTSLQSEDQQQKEAAILDGASTWSQFRFLTLPHLGRPIAIVVMIQAIFHLSLYAEIEIVSRGNGNKNLPYLIGEFANNNIGAASATGIIAVILANIVAIFLLRMVGKTLME
- a CDS encoding carbohydrate ABC transporter permease, with protein sequence MAIVAHSSNLSRYGRPVLAWAVGLLFFFPIFWLVLTSFKTDADAVKPEHLIWFTPTLDNYLNMTDNYDYWRFAQNSVISSVLATLFTLGVGIPAAYAMAFNPTRSTKDVLMWMLSTKMLPAAAVLYPMTFLAKSLGIFDTHFLIVLVLSLINLPIVVWMLFTYFKEIPKDIIEAGKMDGVNTWGEIREILIPLAWGGIASTALLCFIFCWNEAYWTVRLTTIDAATLSKLIEGNRAPEGLFFGRLSAVSTAAIAPIVVLGWFCQKQLVQGLTFGAVK
- a CDS encoding ABC transporter ATP-binding protein; this encodes MGRIVLEKTTKSFGETNVIPPLDLIIEDGEFAVFVGPSGCGKSTLLRMIAGLEGLSSGRILIDGKDVTQVPPAKRGLAMVFQSYALYPHMSVRKNIGFPLRMEKMRQAEIDAKVEAAAKSLNLMDYLDRKPGQLSGGQRQRVAIGRAIVRNPSAFLFDEPLSNLDAALRVGMRLEISEMHQRMQTTMIYVTHDQVEAMTMADKIVVLQAGVIEQVGSPLDLYHKPRNIFVAGFIGSPKMNIFSGAAAQEFDAHSAGIRPEHMDVSATQGLWKGTVGVAEHLGSDTFIHVHDTGLGDMVTVRINGDIAVRHGDEIYLTPQEGRMHRFDADGLRID
- a CDS encoding L-iditol 2-dehydrogenase, with the protein product MMQLLGKTALITGGARGIGAAFAAAYIREGAKVVIADLDIDRATATARDLGAQAVALDLADLSSITAAVENAVQALGQIDILINNAAVFTAAPVIQITEADYTRAFDINVKGTLFTLQAVARHMIAHGQGGKIINIASQAGRRGEALVAVYCATKAAVISLTQSAALDLIKHGINVNAISPGVVDGEHWDGVDAYFAKYENKAPGQKKAEVGAGVPFGRMGRAEDLTGMAVFLASDAAQYILGQTYNVDGGQWMS
- a CDS encoding mannitol dehydrogenase family protein, giving the protein MKTQAEKAPIIPLKTRHLAQLPAHVLRPNYDRSALTPGIVHIGLGNFHRGHQAWYLHRLMQAGHAMDWAIIGAGVRQYDAVMRDKLLAQDCLTTLIELDPSGSAAEVVGSMIDYLPIEQGNAALIAQMARPEIRIVGMTVTEGGYFIDPATKGFDAAHADIIHDATYPETPRTAFGAIVAALRLRRQAGTGPFTCLCCDNLLGNGDILRQTIVSLARMTDPALADWIDAECSFPNSVVDCIVPATGATELALAHSFGIDDHAPVTCENFRQWVIEDAFCAGRPDWDLAGATFTDDVHRYEAMKIRLLNGGHQLLAVPGEVLSVATIAGCMEHPLIGPFFAKVARQEIAPHVQPVPDMTPEAYVALIHARFCNPKIIDTTRRVAFDGSSRHPGFIVPSIRDGLRAGTPIEGLLLVEAIWARMCAGTREDGSQITPNDPFWSDLTMQAMKAKDDPQIWINMRQIYGDLGQNDQVSATFARLLRSVWDDGTAKALADYLAG
- a CDS encoding Lrp/AsnC family transcriptional regulator, whose translation is MKRLALDAADIRILSALQQHGQLSKARLAEVCSLSATPCWARLTRLKAAGYIRGYRAEIALGHLADFAQVIMTVSLSRHRKADFDRFEAYINSRDEIIDCIATGGGVDYIMKVISPSLTAFQAFVDDIHAEDLGIDRYMTHFATRQIKSALPNIAKLATARAK
- a CDS encoding glycine cleavage T C-terminal barrel domain-containing protein, which translates into the protein MQADDFGFGTQIRKSPYFDATLRWGAKGFSVYNHMYIPRDFGDPEQNFWNLVNEAILCDVAVERQVEITGPDAAKFTQMLTCRDLSKMAVGQCKYILITNADGGILNDPILLRLAENHFWISLADSDILLWAQGVAINSGLDVTIGEPDVSPLQLQGPRSGEIMQALFGDDIMDLRYYWLREVELDGIPLIVSRTGWSSELGYELYLRDGSKGDLLWETIMAAGLEFGLKPGHTSSIRRIEGGMLSYHADADASTNPFELGFDRLVNLDMEADFIGKAALRRIKAAGVTRQQIGLIIEGEPLTGPNTTFWEINLDGTPIGKVTSAVYSPRLKQNIALAMVAAEHANIGAQVEVVTKSGPTRATICERPFYDPKKQIAAA